One part of the Carassius gibelio isolate Cgi1373 ecotype wild population from Czech Republic chromosome B6, carGib1.2-hapl.c, whole genome shotgun sequence genome encodes these proteins:
- the LOC127959906 gene encoding PEX5-related protein isoform X4 codes for MYQGHLQGKDSRAADKTVAMVLKEIPNKASSEGKPLLTVTNKLVSEQQESRPLLSPSIDDFLCETKCDGAARPVTSNTAVLSSSLDLLDLSEPGERRHSKDRKSPLSTKGTSYRKKPDETELIQVDVEQSTPCSRTPEKISLDSAVPSSLDKWEELNPHPERNSSRKWKLERRRSSKNSGEFVWSMDCKTQLDTAPRNSLEVSNKVEAEAVPVTQLNRQYISGRHGRLSKDQRWGSTLLSRNQSLEEEFERAKAAVESDTEFWDKMQAEWEELARRNWLTENDRPQIPSNVSPHEKGYYFHTDNPFKDWPNAFEEGLRKSREGDLPNAVLLLEAAVLQDPQDSEAWLVLGTTQAENENEQAAIVSLQRCLELHPNNLQALMALAVSLTNTGMRQEACEALLSWIRHNPKYKQLLKSRTHLQASPGSRRPSYPSAVGCPLLPEVKELYLEAAQHNSDTIDPDLQTGLGVLYNLSSEFNKAVEAFNAALSVRPEDYLLWNRLGATLANGDRSEEAVEAYTRALELQPGFIRSRYNLGISCINMGAHREAASNFLTALSLQRKSRSRQLSHQVMSGNIWAALRIALSMLDQPELFQAANIGDLDLLMKAFNLDM; via the exons CTGGTGAGTGAGCAACAAGAGAGCCGTCCCTTGCTGAGCCCTTCCATCGATGATTTCCTCTGCGAGACCAAGTGTGATGGAGCTGCCCGCCCAGTAACCTCCAACACAGCAG TACTCTCCTCCTCTCTGGACCTGCTGGATCTGAGTGAGCCTGGTGAGAGAAGACACAGCAAAGACAGGAAGAGCCCTCTTTCTACTAAGGGCACATCATACAGGAAGAAGCCCGATGAAACAGAGCTGATACAAGTGGATGTTGAACAGAGTACACCCTGTTCCCGTACACCTGAAAAGATTTCACTGGACTCAG CAGTTCCATCTTCTTTGGACAAATGGGAAGAACTCAACCCACACCCGGAGCGAAATAGTAGCAGAAAGTGGAAGCTTGAGAGAAGACGTTCATCAAAAAATTCTGGTGAATTTGTGTG GTCGATGGATTGCAAGACTCAGCTAGACACTGCCCCCAGGAACTCCCTGGAGGTCAGTAATAAAGTAGAGGCAGAAGCCGTGCCAGTAACTCAA CTCAACAGGCAATATATTAGTGGAAGACAT GGCCGTTTGAGCAAAGACCAAAGGTGGGGTAGCACCCTCCTGTCCAGAAACCAGTCTCTGGAGGAAGAGTTTGAGAGAGCTAAGGCAGCAGTGGAG TCAGACACCGAGTTTTGGGATAAGATGCAGGCAGAGTGGGAAGAGCTCGCTCGCAGGAACTGGCTAACAGAGAACGATCGACCACAGATTCCCTCTAATGTGTCTCCTCATGAGAAG GGGTACTACTTCCACACAGATAACCCTTTCAAAGACTGGCCAAATGCATTTGAGGAGGGGTTACGCAAGTCCAGAGAGGGCGACCTGCCTAACGCTGTACTTCTTCTGGAAGCAGCTGTACTGCAGGATCCTCAGGATTCGGAG GCTTGGCTGGTGCTGGGTACCACGCAAGCAGAGAATGAGAATGAGCAGGCAGCAATTGTCTCCCTCCAGAG GTGTCTGGAGCTCCACCCCAACAACCTCCAGGCCCTCATGGCCCTGGCAGTGAGCCTGACCAACACAGGCATGAGGCAGGAAGCGTGTGAGGCGCTGTTGAGCTGGATAAGGCACAACCCCAAATACAAGCAACTTCTGAAGAGCCGCACACACCTGCAGGCCTCACCTGGTTCACGGAGACCCTCCTACCCTTCCGCAGTGGGCTG CCCCCTGCTGCCCGAGGTGAAGGAGCTGTACCTGGAAGCTGCCCAGCACAACTCAGACACGATCGACCCAGACCTGCAGACAGGGTTGGGAGTGCTGTATAACCTCAGCTCCGAGTTCAACAAAGCAGTGGAAGCCTTCAACGCAGCGCTGTCAGTGCGGCCGGAG GACTACCTGCTGTGGAATCGGCTGGGGGCGACGCTGGCTAATGGAGATCGCAGCGAGGAGGCTGTGGAGGCCTATACCAGAGCCCTGGAGCTCCAGCCCGGCTTCATCCGCTCACGTTACAACCTCGGCATCAGCTGCATTAACATGGGCGCTCACAG ggaGGCAGCCAGTAATTTCCTGACGGCTCTTAGCCTGCAGAGGAAGAGCAGGAGTCGGCAGCTTTCGCACCAGGTCATGTCTGGAAACATCTGGGCGGCCCTGCGGATAGCGCTGTCCATGCTGGACCAGCCGGAGCTCTTTCAAGCTGCTAACATAGGAGACCTGGACTTACTCATGAAAGCGTTTAACCTGGATATGTGA
- the LOC127959906 gene encoding PEX5-related protein isoform X6 gives MYQGHLQLVSEQQESRPLLSPSIDDFLCETKCDGAARPVTSNTAVLSSSLDLLDLSEPGERRHSKDRKSPLSTKGTSYRKKPDETELIQVDVEQSTPCSRTPEKISLDSVAVPSSLDKWEELNPHPERNSSRKWKLERRRSSKNSGEFVWSMDCKTQLDTAPRNSLEVSNKVEAEAVPVTQLNRQYISGRHGRLSKDQRWGSTLLSRNQSLEEEFERAKAAVESDTEFWDKMQAEWEELARRNWLTENDRPQIPSNVSPHEKGYYFHTDNPFKDWPNAFEEGLRKSREGDLPNAVLLLEAAVLQDPQDSEVSERTDKTTAVGQAWLVLGTTQAENENEQAAIVSLQRCLELHPNNLQALMALAVSLTNTGMRQEACEALLSWIRHNPKYKQLLKSRTHLQASPGSRRPSYPSAVGCPLLPEVKELYLEAAQHNSDTIDPDLQTGLGVLYNLSSEFNKAVEAFNAALSVRPEDYLLWNRLGATLANGDRSEEAVEAYTRALELQPGFIRSRYNLGISCINMGAHREAASNFLTALSLQRKSRSRQLSHQVMSGNIWAALRIALSMLDQPELFQAANIGDLDLLMKAFNLDM, from the exons CTGGTGAGTGAGCAACAAGAGAGCCGTCCCTTGCTGAGCCCTTCCATCGATGATTTCCTCTGCGAGACCAAGTGTGATGGAGCTGCCCGCCCAGTAACCTCCAACACAGCAG TACTCTCCTCCTCTCTGGACCTGCTGGATCTGAGTGAGCCTGGTGAGAGAAGACACAGCAAAGACAGGAAGAGCCCTCTTTCTACTAAGGGCACATCATACAGGAAGAAGCCCGATGAAACAGAGCTGATACAAGTGGATGTTGAACAGAGTACACCCTGTTCCCGTACACCTGAAAAGATTTCACTGGACTCAG TAGCAGTTCCATCTTCTTTGGACAAATGGGAAGAACTCAACCCACACCCGGAGCGAAATAGTAGCAGAAAGTGGAAGCTTGAGAGAAGACGTTCATCAAAAAATTCTGGTGAATTTGTGTG GTCGATGGATTGCAAGACTCAGCTAGACACTGCCCCCAGGAACTCCCTGGAGGTCAGTAATAAAGTAGAGGCAGAAGCCGTGCCAGTAACTCAA CTCAACAGGCAATATATTAGTGGAAGACAT GGCCGTTTGAGCAAAGACCAAAGGTGGGGTAGCACCCTCCTGTCCAGAAACCAGTCTCTGGAGGAAGAGTTTGAGAGAGCTAAGGCAGCAGTGGAG TCAGACACCGAGTTTTGGGATAAGATGCAGGCAGAGTGGGAAGAGCTCGCTCGCAGGAACTGGCTAACAGAGAACGATCGACCACAGATTCCCTCTAATGTGTCTCCTCATGAGAAG GGGTACTACTTCCACACAGATAACCCTTTCAAAGACTGGCCAAATGCATTTGAGGAGGGGTTACGCAAGTCCAGAGAGGGCGACCTGCCTAACGCTGTACTTCTTCTGGAAGCAGCTGTACTGCAGGATCCTCAGGATTCGGAGGTGAGCGAGCGGACTGATAAAACAACAGCAGTCGGCCAG GCTTGGCTGGTGCTGGGTACCACGCAAGCAGAGAATGAGAATGAGCAGGCAGCAATTGTCTCCCTCCAGAG GTGTCTGGAGCTCCACCCCAACAACCTCCAGGCCCTCATGGCCCTGGCAGTGAGCCTGACCAACACAGGCATGAGGCAGGAAGCGTGTGAGGCGCTGTTGAGCTGGATAAGGCACAACCCCAAATACAAGCAACTTCTGAAGAGCCGCACACACCTGCAGGCCTCACCTGGTTCACGGAGACCCTCCTACCCTTCCGCAGTGGGCTG CCCCCTGCTGCCCGAGGTGAAGGAGCTGTACCTGGAAGCTGCCCAGCACAACTCAGACACGATCGACCCAGACCTGCAGACAGGGTTGGGAGTGCTGTATAACCTCAGCTCCGAGTTCAACAAAGCAGTGGAAGCCTTCAACGCAGCGCTGTCAGTGCGGCCGGAG GACTACCTGCTGTGGAATCGGCTGGGGGCGACGCTGGCTAATGGAGATCGCAGCGAGGAGGCTGTGGAGGCCTATACCAGAGCCCTGGAGCTCCAGCCCGGCTTCATCCGCTCACGTTACAACCTCGGCATCAGCTGCATTAACATGGGCGCTCACAG ggaGGCAGCCAGTAATTTCCTGACGGCTCTTAGCCTGCAGAGGAAGAGCAGGAGTCGGCAGCTTTCGCACCAGGTCATGTCTGGAAACATCTGGGCGGCCCTGCGGATAGCGCTGTCCATGCTGGACCAGCCGGAGCTCTTTCAAGCTGCTAACATAGGAGACCTGGACTTACTCATGAAAGCGTTTAACCTGGATATGTGA
- the LOC127959906 gene encoding PEX5-related protein isoform X3 yields the protein MYQGHLQGKDSRAADKTVAMVLKEIPNKASSEGKPLLTVTNKLVSEQQESRPLLSPSIDDFLCETKCDGAARPVTSNTAVLSSSLDLLDLSEPGERRHSKDRKSPLSTKGTSYRKKPDETELIQVDVEQSTPCSRTPEKISLDSVAVPSSLDKWEELNPHPERNSSRKWKLERRRSSKNSGEFVWSMDCKTQLDTAPRNSLEVSNKVEAEAVPVTQLNRQYISGRHGRLSKDQRWGSTLLSRNQSLEEEFERAKAAVESDTEFWDKMQAEWEELARRNWLTENDRPQIPSNVSPHEKGYYFHTDNPFKDWPNAFEEGLRKSREGDLPNAVLLLEAAVLQDPQDSEAWLVLGTTQAENENEQAAIVSLQRCLELHPNNLQALMALAVSLTNTGMRQEACEALLSWIRHNPKYKQLLKSRTHLQASPGSRRPSYPSAVGCPLLPEVKELYLEAAQHNSDTIDPDLQTGLGVLYNLSSEFNKAVEAFNAALSVRPEDYLLWNRLGATLANGDRSEEAVEAYTRALELQPGFIRSRYNLGISCINMGAHREAASNFLTALSLQRKSRSRQLSHQVMSGNIWAALRIALSMLDQPELFQAANIGDLDLLMKAFNLDM from the exons CTGGTGAGTGAGCAACAAGAGAGCCGTCCCTTGCTGAGCCCTTCCATCGATGATTTCCTCTGCGAGACCAAGTGTGATGGAGCTGCCCGCCCAGTAACCTCCAACACAGCAG TACTCTCCTCCTCTCTGGACCTGCTGGATCTGAGTGAGCCTGGTGAGAGAAGACACAGCAAAGACAGGAAGAGCCCTCTTTCTACTAAGGGCACATCATACAGGAAGAAGCCCGATGAAACAGAGCTGATACAAGTGGATGTTGAACAGAGTACACCCTGTTCCCGTACACCTGAAAAGATTTCACTGGACTCAG TAGCAGTTCCATCTTCTTTGGACAAATGGGAAGAACTCAACCCACACCCGGAGCGAAATAGTAGCAGAAAGTGGAAGCTTGAGAGAAGACGTTCATCAAAAAATTCTGGTGAATTTGTGTG GTCGATGGATTGCAAGACTCAGCTAGACACTGCCCCCAGGAACTCCCTGGAGGTCAGTAATAAAGTAGAGGCAGAAGCCGTGCCAGTAACTCAA CTCAACAGGCAATATATTAGTGGAAGACAT GGCCGTTTGAGCAAAGACCAAAGGTGGGGTAGCACCCTCCTGTCCAGAAACCAGTCTCTGGAGGAAGAGTTTGAGAGAGCTAAGGCAGCAGTGGAG TCAGACACCGAGTTTTGGGATAAGATGCAGGCAGAGTGGGAAGAGCTCGCTCGCAGGAACTGGCTAACAGAGAACGATCGACCACAGATTCCCTCTAATGTGTCTCCTCATGAGAAG GGGTACTACTTCCACACAGATAACCCTTTCAAAGACTGGCCAAATGCATTTGAGGAGGGGTTACGCAAGTCCAGAGAGGGCGACCTGCCTAACGCTGTACTTCTTCTGGAAGCAGCTGTACTGCAGGATCCTCAGGATTCGGAG GCTTGGCTGGTGCTGGGTACCACGCAAGCAGAGAATGAGAATGAGCAGGCAGCAATTGTCTCCCTCCAGAG GTGTCTGGAGCTCCACCCCAACAACCTCCAGGCCCTCATGGCCCTGGCAGTGAGCCTGACCAACACAGGCATGAGGCAGGAAGCGTGTGAGGCGCTGTTGAGCTGGATAAGGCACAACCCCAAATACAAGCAACTTCTGAAGAGCCGCACACACCTGCAGGCCTCACCTGGTTCACGGAGACCCTCCTACCCTTCCGCAGTGGGCTG CCCCCTGCTGCCCGAGGTGAAGGAGCTGTACCTGGAAGCTGCCCAGCACAACTCAGACACGATCGACCCAGACCTGCAGACAGGGTTGGGAGTGCTGTATAACCTCAGCTCCGAGTTCAACAAAGCAGTGGAAGCCTTCAACGCAGCGCTGTCAGTGCGGCCGGAG GACTACCTGCTGTGGAATCGGCTGGGGGCGACGCTGGCTAATGGAGATCGCAGCGAGGAGGCTGTGGAGGCCTATACCAGAGCCCTGGAGCTCCAGCCCGGCTTCATCCGCTCACGTTACAACCTCGGCATCAGCTGCATTAACATGGGCGCTCACAG ggaGGCAGCCAGTAATTTCCTGACGGCTCTTAGCCTGCAGAGGAAGAGCAGGAGTCGGCAGCTTTCGCACCAGGTCATGTCTGGAAACATCTGGGCGGCCCTGCGGATAGCGCTGTCCATGCTGGACCAGCCGGAGCTCTTTCAAGCTGCTAACATAGGAGACCTGGACTTACTCATGAAAGCGTTTAACCTGGATATGTGA
- the LOC127959906 gene encoding PEX5-related protein isoform X1 has translation MYQGHLQGKDSRAADKTVAMVLKEIPNKASSEGKPLLTVTNKLVSEQQESRPLLSPSIDDFLCETKCDGAARPVTSNTAVLSSSLDLLDLSEPGERRHSKDRKSPLSTKGTSYRKKPDETELIQVDVEQSTPCSRTPEKISLDSVAVPSSLDKWEELNPHPERNSSRKWKLERRRSSKNSGEFVWSMDCKTQLDTAPRNSLEVSNKVEAEAVPVTQLNRQYISGRHGRLSKDQRWGSTLLSRNQSLEEEFERAKAAVESDTEFWDKMQAEWEELARRNWLTENDRPQIPSNVSPHEKGYYFHTDNPFKDWPNAFEEGLRKSREGDLPNAVLLLEAAVLQDPQDSEVSERTDKTTAVGQAWLVLGTTQAENENEQAAIVSLQRCLELHPNNLQALMALAVSLTNTGMRQEACEALLSWIRHNPKYKQLLKSRTHLQASPGSRRPSYPSAVGCPLLPEVKELYLEAAQHNSDTIDPDLQTGLGVLYNLSSEFNKAVEAFNAALSVRPEDYLLWNRLGATLANGDRSEEAVEAYTRALELQPGFIRSRYNLGISCINMGAHREAASNFLTALSLQRKSRSRQLSHQVMSGNIWAALRIALSMLDQPELFQAANIGDLDLLMKAFNLDM, from the exons CTGGTGAGTGAGCAACAAGAGAGCCGTCCCTTGCTGAGCCCTTCCATCGATGATTTCCTCTGCGAGACCAAGTGTGATGGAGCTGCCCGCCCAGTAACCTCCAACACAGCAG TACTCTCCTCCTCTCTGGACCTGCTGGATCTGAGTGAGCCTGGTGAGAGAAGACACAGCAAAGACAGGAAGAGCCCTCTTTCTACTAAGGGCACATCATACAGGAAGAAGCCCGATGAAACAGAGCTGATACAAGTGGATGTTGAACAGAGTACACCCTGTTCCCGTACACCTGAAAAGATTTCACTGGACTCAG TAGCAGTTCCATCTTCTTTGGACAAATGGGAAGAACTCAACCCACACCCGGAGCGAAATAGTAGCAGAAAGTGGAAGCTTGAGAGAAGACGTTCATCAAAAAATTCTGGTGAATTTGTGTG GTCGATGGATTGCAAGACTCAGCTAGACACTGCCCCCAGGAACTCCCTGGAGGTCAGTAATAAAGTAGAGGCAGAAGCCGTGCCAGTAACTCAA CTCAACAGGCAATATATTAGTGGAAGACAT GGCCGTTTGAGCAAAGACCAAAGGTGGGGTAGCACCCTCCTGTCCAGAAACCAGTCTCTGGAGGAAGAGTTTGAGAGAGCTAAGGCAGCAGTGGAG TCAGACACCGAGTTTTGGGATAAGATGCAGGCAGAGTGGGAAGAGCTCGCTCGCAGGAACTGGCTAACAGAGAACGATCGACCACAGATTCCCTCTAATGTGTCTCCTCATGAGAAG GGGTACTACTTCCACACAGATAACCCTTTCAAAGACTGGCCAAATGCATTTGAGGAGGGGTTACGCAAGTCCAGAGAGGGCGACCTGCCTAACGCTGTACTTCTTCTGGAAGCAGCTGTACTGCAGGATCCTCAGGATTCGGAGGTGAGCGAGCGGACTGATAAAACAACAGCAGTCGGCCAG GCTTGGCTGGTGCTGGGTACCACGCAAGCAGAGAATGAGAATGAGCAGGCAGCAATTGTCTCCCTCCAGAG GTGTCTGGAGCTCCACCCCAACAACCTCCAGGCCCTCATGGCCCTGGCAGTGAGCCTGACCAACACAGGCATGAGGCAGGAAGCGTGTGAGGCGCTGTTGAGCTGGATAAGGCACAACCCCAAATACAAGCAACTTCTGAAGAGCCGCACACACCTGCAGGCCTCACCTGGTTCACGGAGACCCTCCTACCCTTCCGCAGTGGGCTG CCCCCTGCTGCCCGAGGTGAAGGAGCTGTACCTGGAAGCTGCCCAGCACAACTCAGACACGATCGACCCAGACCTGCAGACAGGGTTGGGAGTGCTGTATAACCTCAGCTCCGAGTTCAACAAAGCAGTGGAAGCCTTCAACGCAGCGCTGTCAGTGCGGCCGGAG GACTACCTGCTGTGGAATCGGCTGGGGGCGACGCTGGCTAATGGAGATCGCAGCGAGGAGGCTGTGGAGGCCTATACCAGAGCCCTGGAGCTCCAGCCCGGCTTCATCCGCTCACGTTACAACCTCGGCATCAGCTGCATTAACATGGGCGCTCACAG ggaGGCAGCCAGTAATTTCCTGACGGCTCTTAGCCTGCAGAGGAAGAGCAGGAGTCGGCAGCTTTCGCACCAGGTCATGTCTGGAAACATCTGGGCGGCCCTGCGGATAGCGCTGTCCATGCTGGACCAGCCGGAGCTCTTTCAAGCTGCTAACATAGGAGACCTGGACTTACTCATGAAAGCGTTTAACCTGGATATGTGA
- the LOC127959906 gene encoding PEX5-related protein isoform X2: protein MYQGHLQGKDSRAADKTVAMVLKEIPNKASSEGKPLLTVTNKLVSEQQESRPLLSPSIDDFLCETKCDGAARPVTSNTAVLSSSLDLLDLSEPGERRHSKDRKSPLSTKGTSYRKKPDETELIQVDVEQSTPCSRTPEKISLDSVAVPSSLDKWEELNPHPERNSSRKWKLERRRSSKNSGEFVWSMDCKTQLDTAPRNSLEVSNKVEAEAVPVTQGRLSKDQRWGSTLLSRNQSLEEEFERAKAAVESDTEFWDKMQAEWEELARRNWLTENDRPQIPSNVSPHEKGYYFHTDNPFKDWPNAFEEGLRKSREGDLPNAVLLLEAAVLQDPQDSEVSERTDKTTAVGQAWLVLGTTQAENENEQAAIVSLQRCLELHPNNLQALMALAVSLTNTGMRQEACEALLSWIRHNPKYKQLLKSRTHLQASPGSRRPSYPSAVGCPLLPEVKELYLEAAQHNSDTIDPDLQTGLGVLYNLSSEFNKAVEAFNAALSVRPEDYLLWNRLGATLANGDRSEEAVEAYTRALELQPGFIRSRYNLGISCINMGAHREAASNFLTALSLQRKSRSRQLSHQVMSGNIWAALRIALSMLDQPELFQAANIGDLDLLMKAFNLDM, encoded by the exons CTGGTGAGTGAGCAACAAGAGAGCCGTCCCTTGCTGAGCCCTTCCATCGATGATTTCCTCTGCGAGACCAAGTGTGATGGAGCTGCCCGCCCAGTAACCTCCAACACAGCAG TACTCTCCTCCTCTCTGGACCTGCTGGATCTGAGTGAGCCTGGTGAGAGAAGACACAGCAAAGACAGGAAGAGCCCTCTTTCTACTAAGGGCACATCATACAGGAAGAAGCCCGATGAAACAGAGCTGATACAAGTGGATGTTGAACAGAGTACACCCTGTTCCCGTACACCTGAAAAGATTTCACTGGACTCAG TAGCAGTTCCATCTTCTTTGGACAAATGGGAAGAACTCAACCCACACCCGGAGCGAAATAGTAGCAGAAAGTGGAAGCTTGAGAGAAGACGTTCATCAAAAAATTCTGGTGAATTTGTGTG GTCGATGGATTGCAAGACTCAGCTAGACACTGCCCCCAGGAACTCCCTGGAGGTCAGTAATAAAGTAGAGGCAGAAGCCGTGCCAGTAACTCAA GGCCGTTTGAGCAAAGACCAAAGGTGGGGTAGCACCCTCCTGTCCAGAAACCAGTCTCTGGAGGAAGAGTTTGAGAGAGCTAAGGCAGCAGTGGAG TCAGACACCGAGTTTTGGGATAAGATGCAGGCAGAGTGGGAAGAGCTCGCTCGCAGGAACTGGCTAACAGAGAACGATCGACCACAGATTCCCTCTAATGTGTCTCCTCATGAGAAG GGGTACTACTTCCACACAGATAACCCTTTCAAAGACTGGCCAAATGCATTTGAGGAGGGGTTACGCAAGTCCAGAGAGGGCGACCTGCCTAACGCTGTACTTCTTCTGGAAGCAGCTGTACTGCAGGATCCTCAGGATTCGGAGGTGAGCGAGCGGACTGATAAAACAACAGCAGTCGGCCAG GCTTGGCTGGTGCTGGGTACCACGCAAGCAGAGAATGAGAATGAGCAGGCAGCAATTGTCTCCCTCCAGAG GTGTCTGGAGCTCCACCCCAACAACCTCCAGGCCCTCATGGCCCTGGCAGTGAGCCTGACCAACACAGGCATGAGGCAGGAAGCGTGTGAGGCGCTGTTGAGCTGGATAAGGCACAACCCCAAATACAAGCAACTTCTGAAGAGCCGCACACACCTGCAGGCCTCACCTGGTTCACGGAGACCCTCCTACCCTTCCGCAGTGGGCTG CCCCCTGCTGCCCGAGGTGAAGGAGCTGTACCTGGAAGCTGCCCAGCACAACTCAGACACGATCGACCCAGACCTGCAGACAGGGTTGGGAGTGCTGTATAACCTCAGCTCCGAGTTCAACAAAGCAGTGGAAGCCTTCAACGCAGCGCTGTCAGTGCGGCCGGAG GACTACCTGCTGTGGAATCGGCTGGGGGCGACGCTGGCTAATGGAGATCGCAGCGAGGAGGCTGTGGAGGCCTATACCAGAGCCCTGGAGCTCCAGCCCGGCTTCATCCGCTCACGTTACAACCTCGGCATCAGCTGCATTAACATGGGCGCTCACAG ggaGGCAGCCAGTAATTTCCTGACGGCTCTTAGCCTGCAGAGGAAGAGCAGGAGTCGGCAGCTTTCGCACCAGGTCATGTCTGGAAACATCTGGGCGGCCCTGCGGATAGCGCTGTCCATGCTGGACCAGCCGGAGCTCTTTCAAGCTGCTAACATAGGAGACCTGGACTTACTCATGAAAGCGTTTAACCTGGATATGTGA
- the LOC127959906 gene encoding PEX5-related protein isoform X5: MYQGHLQGKDSRAADKTVAMVLKEIPNKASSEGKPLLTVTNKLVSEQQESRPLLSPSIDDFLCETKCDGAARPVTSNTAVLSSSLDLLDLSEPGERRHSKDRKSPLSTKGTSYRKKPDETELIQVDVEQSTPCSRTPEKISLDSVAVPSSLDKWEELNPHPERNSSRKWKLERRRSSKNSGEFVWSMDCKTQLDTAPRNSLEVSNKVEAEAVPVTQGRLSKDQRWGSTLLSRNQSLEEEFERAKAAVESDTEFWDKMQAEWEELARRNWLTENDRPQIPSNVSPHEKGYYFHTDNPFKDWPNAFEEGLRKSREGDLPNAVLLLEAAVLQDPQDSEAWLVLGTTQAENENEQAAIVSLQRCLELHPNNLQALMALAVSLTNTGMRQEACEALLSWIRHNPKYKQLLKSRTHLQASPGSRRPSYPSAVGCPLLPEVKELYLEAAQHNSDTIDPDLQTGLGVLYNLSSEFNKAVEAFNAALSVRPEDYLLWNRLGATLANGDRSEEAVEAYTRALELQPGFIRSRYNLGISCINMGAHREAASNFLTALSLQRKSRSRQLSHQVMSGNIWAALRIALSMLDQPELFQAANIGDLDLLMKAFNLDM; the protein is encoded by the exons CTGGTGAGTGAGCAACAAGAGAGCCGTCCCTTGCTGAGCCCTTCCATCGATGATTTCCTCTGCGAGACCAAGTGTGATGGAGCTGCCCGCCCAGTAACCTCCAACACAGCAG TACTCTCCTCCTCTCTGGACCTGCTGGATCTGAGTGAGCCTGGTGAGAGAAGACACAGCAAAGACAGGAAGAGCCCTCTTTCTACTAAGGGCACATCATACAGGAAGAAGCCCGATGAAACAGAGCTGATACAAGTGGATGTTGAACAGAGTACACCCTGTTCCCGTACACCTGAAAAGATTTCACTGGACTCAG TAGCAGTTCCATCTTCTTTGGACAAATGGGAAGAACTCAACCCACACCCGGAGCGAAATAGTAGCAGAAAGTGGAAGCTTGAGAGAAGACGTTCATCAAAAAATTCTGGTGAATTTGTGTG GTCGATGGATTGCAAGACTCAGCTAGACACTGCCCCCAGGAACTCCCTGGAGGTCAGTAATAAAGTAGAGGCAGAAGCCGTGCCAGTAACTCAA GGCCGTTTGAGCAAAGACCAAAGGTGGGGTAGCACCCTCCTGTCCAGAAACCAGTCTCTGGAGGAAGAGTTTGAGAGAGCTAAGGCAGCAGTGGAG TCAGACACCGAGTTTTGGGATAAGATGCAGGCAGAGTGGGAAGAGCTCGCTCGCAGGAACTGGCTAACAGAGAACGATCGACCACAGATTCCCTCTAATGTGTCTCCTCATGAGAAG GGGTACTACTTCCACACAGATAACCCTTTCAAAGACTGGCCAAATGCATTTGAGGAGGGGTTACGCAAGTCCAGAGAGGGCGACCTGCCTAACGCTGTACTTCTTCTGGAAGCAGCTGTACTGCAGGATCCTCAGGATTCGGAG GCTTGGCTGGTGCTGGGTACCACGCAAGCAGAGAATGAGAATGAGCAGGCAGCAATTGTCTCCCTCCAGAG GTGTCTGGAGCTCCACCCCAACAACCTCCAGGCCCTCATGGCCCTGGCAGTGAGCCTGACCAACACAGGCATGAGGCAGGAAGCGTGTGAGGCGCTGTTGAGCTGGATAAGGCACAACCCCAAATACAAGCAACTTCTGAAGAGCCGCACACACCTGCAGGCCTCACCTGGTTCACGGAGACCCTCCTACCCTTCCGCAGTGGGCTG CCCCCTGCTGCCCGAGGTGAAGGAGCTGTACCTGGAAGCTGCCCAGCACAACTCAGACACGATCGACCCAGACCTGCAGACAGGGTTGGGAGTGCTGTATAACCTCAGCTCCGAGTTCAACAAAGCAGTGGAAGCCTTCAACGCAGCGCTGTCAGTGCGGCCGGAG GACTACCTGCTGTGGAATCGGCTGGGGGCGACGCTGGCTAATGGAGATCGCAGCGAGGAGGCTGTGGAGGCCTATACCAGAGCCCTGGAGCTCCAGCCCGGCTTCATCCGCTCACGTTACAACCTCGGCATCAGCTGCATTAACATGGGCGCTCACAG ggaGGCAGCCAGTAATTTCCTGACGGCTCTTAGCCTGCAGAGGAAGAGCAGGAGTCGGCAGCTTTCGCACCAGGTCATGTCTGGAAACATCTGGGCGGCCCTGCGGATAGCGCTGTCCATGCTGGACCAGCCGGAGCTCTTTCAAGCTGCTAACATAGGAGACCTGGACTTACTCATGAAAGCGTTTAACCTGGATATGTGA